A single genomic interval of Lathyrus oleraceus cultivar Zhongwan6 chromosome 7, CAAS_Psat_ZW6_1.0, whole genome shotgun sequence harbors:
- the LOC127103458 gene encoding uncharacterized protein LOC127103458 — translation MTTLFHDMVHEEIEVYVADMISKFKTEEERVEYLLKLFQRLRKYELRMNPNKSTFRVRSGKLLGFIVNQQGIEGLIFDGVVNAYGNGIGAVIVTPHGSHIPFTVRFTFTCTNNMEEYEACIMGLEEAIDLRIKIMNVYRDSVLVINQIKGEWETRQPGLIPYKDYVRRLSTFFNQIEFHHIPRE, via the exons ATGACGACACTCTTTCATGACATGGTGCACGAGGAAATTGAGGTCTATGTGGCCGACATGATTTCTAAGTTCAAGACTGAAGAGGAGCGTGTTGAGTATTTATTAAAGTTGTTTCAACGTCTGAGGAAGTACGAGCTCCGTATGAACCCCAACAAATCTACTTTCCGTGTCCGTTCAGGAAAGCTCCTAGGCTTCATCGTCAATCAACAAGGTATTGAG GGCTtgatatttgatggagttgttaatgcTTATGGAAATGGAATCGGGGCAGTCATTGTCACTCCTCACGGTTCTCATATTCCATTTACCGTAAGATTTACATTCACTtgtacaaacaacatggaagAGTATGAAGCATGCATTATGGGTCTTGAAGAGGCTATCGACTTGAGAATCAAAATTATGAATGTATATAGAGATTCAGTTTTGGTGAttaatcaaatcaaaggagaatgggaaaccCGTCAGCCTGGTttgattccttacaaagattatgtGAGGAGGTTATCAACTTTCTTCAACCAAATTGaatttcatcatatacctcgtgagTAG